The following proteins come from a genomic window of Heyndrickxia acidicola:
- a CDS encoding ABC transporter permease, whose protein sequence is MKVVEESIKPGNVLITKSPSAVSIMWREIVKDRMALFSLILLALILIAIYGTSLVLSQDAITKVDILASESPPSAAHWLGTDTGGRDIFGLLIIGGRNSFTIGLSITLITGFIGLVVGLIAGYFGGWVDNVIMRIIDFILVLPFLMLIIVFVTLVPKYNVFSFIIIMSAFYWVGKARLIRSKVLAERELDYVNASKTLGTPNWKIIIREILPNMSSIIIVSLTLNLAGNIGIESALSFLGFGLPASSPSLGTLVSYAQDPDVIQNQWWVWLPASALILVLMLCINFIGQALKRAADAKQRLG, encoded by the coding sequence ATGAAAGTAGTAGAAGAAAGTATAAAACCTGGCAATGTCCTAATTACAAAAAGTCCATCTGCGGTTTCGATCATGTGGCGGGAGATTGTTAAAGATCGAATGGCATTATTTTCTTTAATATTACTTGCTTTAATACTAATAGCCATTTATGGAACATCATTGGTGTTAAGTCAAGATGCCATTACTAAAGTAGATATTTTAGCCAGTGAATCACCGCCATCCGCTGCTCACTGGCTTGGTACTGATACCGGAGGCCGTGATATATTCGGATTGCTTATCATTGGAGGGAGAAACTCCTTTACCATTGGCTTGTCCATTACATTGATAACAGGTTTTATTGGCCTCGTGGTAGGTTTGATAGCAGGATATTTTGGAGGCTGGGTGGATAATGTCATAATGCGTATCATTGACTTTATCCTTGTGCTGCCATTTTTAATGTTAATTATCGTATTCGTTACTTTAGTCCCTAAATATAATGTGTTTTCCTTCATTATAATTATGTCTGCCTTTTATTGGGTTGGTAAAGCTAGATTAATAAGGTCTAAAGTACTTGCTGAAAGGGAGTTAGATTACGTAAATGCCTCTAAAACGCTTGGAACACCAAATTGGAAAATTATAATCAGAGAAATACTACCTAATATGAGTTCAATAATCATTGTAAGCTTGACTTTAAACTTAGCTGGAAATATTGGAATTGAATCAGCGCTTAGCTTCCTGGGATTTGGTTTGCCTGCAAGTTCTCCAAGCTTAGGTACACTTGTGAGCTATGCACAGGATCCAGATGTCATTCAAAATCAATGGTGGGTATGGTTACCTGCATCTGCATTAATTTTAGTGCTGATGCTGTGTATAAATTTTATTGGCCAAGCTTTAAAAAGGGCTGCCGATGCAAAACAAAGGTTAGGATAA